The Amphiura filiformis chromosome 12, Afil_fr2py, whole genome shotgun sequence genome includes a region encoding these proteins:
- the LOC140165825 gene encoding alpha-N-acetylneuraminide alpha-2,8-sialyltransferase-like produces MNVKIIHLCICLVCLVSVILFWMTSNKSLNKIMIYHDYRGFIVEKPTTGSTICLETGNPLTTNASRLPVQLLGANYKTNLISINNKLETNKNLSNSTSQSVLKESHYKTVISTSFAEDTSNRQAEKIIVKTAKSMMKNLYDLSRNETDNFTAYVSSILAKPWRHDVNRTKLFSFFLTKETRKTVYDELMLTQKHQKKNDASEGIYHKTNQFPKPPYKSCSVVGSSGILRGSNCGRVIDDKDFVIRFNLASIAGFEEDVGSKTNMTTMNPSILYRYGRLKKASDRANFKQSKLVDQEGLIWTSAEDIGLINRTNEAIQLLKDPKLTLVSWNIDHFYSIGKFWKRYGLNRHLTTGFYFVNCALDLCSVVHLFGFWPFGNSLDGQTIPAHYYDDIKLSTTYHDSSYELRLYLTMHQLGMLNFHIDDCSTDIDGRS; encoded by the exons atgaatgtgaaaatAATACATTTATGTATTTGTTTAGTATGTCTCGTAAGCGTGATATTGTTCTGGATGACATCgaacaaatcactgaataagATAATGATCTACCATGACTATAGGGGATTTATTGTGGAGAAGCCAACAACAGGATCCACTATATGTCTAGAAACAGGAAATCCATTAACTACGAATG CTTCTAGATTACCAGTGCAGTTGTTAGGAGCCAATTACAAGACCAATTTAATATCCATCAACAACAAATTGGAAACTAACAAGAATCTCTCGAATTCTACTTCGCAAAGTGTGTTGAAAGAATCACATTATAAGACTGTAATCTCTACGTCGTTTGCCGAAGATACGTCAAATCGTCAAGCTGAGAAGATCATTGTCAAAACAGCAAAATCGATGATGAAAAATCTTTATGATCTTTCTCGCAATGAAACTGATAATTTCACTGCATATGTGTCTAGTATACTTGCAAAGCCATGGAGACATGATGTTAACAGAACTAAGTTATTCAG CTTCTTCCTGACAAAGGAAACGAGAAAGACTGTTTATGATGAATTGATGCTaacacaaaaacatcaaaaaaagaaTGACGCATCTGAAGGTATATACCACAAG ACAAACCAATTCCCGAAACCACCTTACAAATCGTGCAGTGTTGTCGGCAGCAGTGGAATACTGAGAGGATCAAACTGTGGGAGAGTTATTGATGACAAGGACTTCGTTATAAG ATTCAATTTGGCTTCAATAGCAGGATTTGAAGAAGATGTTGGCAGCAAAACTAACATGACTACAATGAACCCGTCCATATTATATAG ATACGGTAGATTGAAGAAGGCTTCTGATCGTGCTAATTTTAAGCAATCAAAGCTTGTGGACCAAGAAGGCCTTATATGGACATCAGCGGAAGATATAGGCTTAATAAACAGAACTAATGAAGCTATTCAACTACTCAAGGATCCCAAACTAACACTAGTCAGCTGGAATATAGACCATTTCTACAGTATTGGAAAATTCTGGAAAAGATACGGACTTAATCGCCATCTAACTACTGGGTTTTATTTCGTGAACTGTGCCCTAGATTTATGCTCAGTAGTGCATCTGTTTGGGTTCTGGCCTTTTGGCAACTCTTTGGATGGTCAAACTATTCCAGCGCATTATTACGACGACATTAAACTATCCACAACATACCACGATTCCTCTTATGAACTAAGGCTGTACCTGACTATGCATCAGTTAGGAATGTTAAACTTCCATATTGACGATTGCTCCACGGATATAGACGGAAGATCCTAA